Part of the Thermococcus sp. M39 genome is shown below.
GTTGCAATTGCCAAGCTGAATGTTGCAATCGGCATTCTCCTGCCCAAGCCAGATAAATCCTCGATATTTCTAGAGCCGACAGCGTGAATGAAGATTCCAGCCGCAAGGAAGAGGAGAGCCTTGGCTATTGCGTGGTTGATAATGTGGAATAATGCTGCTTGGAGTCCAAGCTGGGTACCAAGTCCAACGGCCATGAAGAGGTAACCCATGTGCATGATTGTTGAATACGCGATGAGCTTCTTAACATCCCTCTGAACATTCATCATCAAGGCACCAAAGAGTGCAGACACTGCTCCCAAAACTATTACAATCGTGCTTAACATGCTGACTACATGAGCAAGCTCTGGAGTTAACTGGCCACCGTAAACTGTGTAAATGAATCTAATCAAAGCATAAACACCAACGTTTACTACGAGACC
Proteins encoded:
- a CDS encoding proton-conducting transporter membrane subunit, which gives rise to DRGDSVTAGFKYALIGAIGTTMYFLALGILYGAFGTVNFADLAAKVHGMSFPVTGTPVGNIALASGVALALATWAFLIKAAIVPNHFWLPEAHPAAPSPISAVLSGLVVNVGVYALIRFIYTVYGGQLTPELAHVVSMLSTIVIVLGAVSALFGALMMNVQRDVKKLIAYSTIMHMGYLFMAVGLGTQLGLQAALFHIINHAIAKALLFLAAGIFIHAVGSRNIEDLSGLGRRMPIATFSLAIAT